The sequence TATCATTTGCGGCGATGTTTGGAATTCCAGCTGCCTGGTTGTGCCGCTGCTCGACCTTCCACCTTGCGTGTGACGGCTGGAATCGTCGAGCCGCTCAAATGATATCGTTGTCATTTCATGCAGTCAATCGGCCTTATCCCGGGTATTCCCTGTGGCGTGAATCATGCTAACGTTGTCATACCTGTTTCAGATCGCTTCTCGATGAACGCCCCCCTCCCCCTCAAGGCCGCAACGCTTCACGACGTCGCTCGCGAGGCGGGTGTCTCGCTCATCACCGCCTCGCGCGCGCTCAGCAATCCCGGCGTGGTTTCGGACAAGACGATTGCACGCGTGCAGCAAGCCGTGGAGGCCACCGGATACATCCCCAATCTGCTCGCAGGAAGCCTCAAATCCAAGCGCAGCCTGATGGTCGCGGGCATCGTGCCGGCGCTCTCGGTGCAGCAGTTCCTGCCGACCGTGCAGATGCTCACGACCACCTTGGCAGGGGCCGGGTACCAGCTGATCCTGGGGCAGACGAATTACGACGCCGAGCAAGAAGAGGCCGTGCTGCACACGATGATCAGTCGTCAGCCCGATGGCATCGTCATGACGGGCCTGGTCCGATCCCAGAAGGCGCGGGATCGGCTGCGCCGCGCGAACATCCCGGTGGTGGAAACCTGGGACTTGAGCGATCGTCCGGTCGACATGCTGGTCGGCTTCTCGCACCTGAAGGTGGGCAGCGCCGTCGCGGGCTACTTTCTGTCCAAGGGATGGAAACATCTGGGCATTGCGACTGGCAACGACCACCGCGCCATGCAGCGTCGCGAGGGGTTCCTGGCGACTCTTGGACACGACGTCTCCACAGCGATCGTGCCCGCGCCCAGCAGCCTGGAGCTCGGCAGGCAGGCACTCGCGCAACTGCTGCAGCAGGATCCGGCGCTGCAGGCGGTTTGCTGCAGCTCGGACCAACTGGCGCATGGCGTTCTGGTCGAGGCGCAGGCGCGGGGCCTGCGGGTGCCGCAGGATCTTGCGGTCTTCGGTTTCGGCAATGCGGACTTTTCGGCCCACATGGTGCCGTCGATCTCGACGATCCACGTCGATGGTCCGGAGATCGGACGGCTCGCGGCACAGCTGATCATCGACCGGTGCCGCGGAGCGACCATCGAACGGCCCGTCGTTGACGTAGGTTTTCGAATCATCGAGCGCCAGTCGACGGCCTTGTAGGGTTCGATGAGCCCGTGCATCTCAGAATCTCGACTCGTTCGAGATCAACAACGTTGCGCTGATTGCTTAGGAACGCATTTCTGCACATGGACGAGTGCCAGCCGACCGGCAGCTATGCGATCAGATGCGCGTAGCTGCGCCGATTGGCCCGGTAGCAATCGCACGCCGCGTTCTCCAGCCCCTCGCGGTCCGTGATCGTGA is a genomic window of Variovorax sp. V213 containing:
- a CDS encoding LacI family DNA-binding transcriptional regulator; its protein translation is MNAPLPLKAATLHDVAREAGVSLITASRALSNPGVVSDKTIARVQQAVEATGYIPNLLAGSLKSKRSLMVAGIVPALSVQQFLPTVQMLTTTLAGAGYQLILGQTNYDAEQEEAVLHTMISRQPDGIVMTGLVRSQKARDRLRRANIPVVETWDLSDRPVDMLVGFSHLKVGSAVAGYFLSKGWKHLGIATGNDHRAMQRREGFLATLGHDVSTAIVPAPSSLELGRQALAQLLQQDPALQAVCCSSDQLAHGVLVEAQARGLRVPQDLAVFGFGNADFSAHMVPSISTIHVDGPEIGRLAAQLIIDRCRGATIERPVVDVGFRIIERQSTAL